The Primulina tabacum isolate GXHZ01 chromosome 1, ASM2559414v2, whole genome shotgun sequence genome contains the following window.
CATCCGGGCTAACATTGAAAGCTGCTTGCTTAACTTGCGGAGACAATGCCTTCCATACTGATGTCCTTCCAGCTAAATGAGTAAATATAGGACTGCAATACACAAATCCAAATTATTTCTCAGTAAAGAACGGTGATTGGGAATACGCCATTTTTGTACATATCAGCTCGTAGAATCTTGAGTCTCACATTTTGCACTAGCAAAGACAAACATAGGGCAATAAGATGTGAATTCACCTAATATTTTAATGTATACTCACTTGGGTGTTGTGATGATGGAGAACCAGTCCATACCATCAGGATCAGCAATCTTTGAGACTACAAAAAACCTCGGCACGATGAAGAGATTACCAGCCTTTAGAGTAGTATCCAGCACAAGCTTCCCATCAACACCAACAACTTCAACATGCCCACTGCCACGAACTACGTACGTGACTTGTAGAGCTGAGTCACACGAAAAGCCAGGGGAACACATGGCATTCCCATTAAGCCTAACAAGATCAGCCCCCAATCCAACCTCTCCAACCAAAGGTAAATTCTTGGTGTTCAGAACCACAACCTTTCCACCATTTTCTATGTCCACATCCAGTGGAGCTTCTTCACAGTTTAATGCCATGCCACTGTAATTTTCCTTCTTCGGCTCTGGCATCTTGAAGTTGGGATCGAGCTTCACAATCCCATGACCAGACTGCTGCCCAGTAAGGGTCTTCACGATGCTTTCTTCTAAGTCCCATGCACGGCTGACAAACTCGGTTGAGAAACCGGTGAAGATGCCATTGGAGCCAGTCAAGAAAAAGTCGGTGAACGAGCCGGATTTATGAGCTTTAGAGGTGTCACCAAGGAAAAGGATGTCTAGGTCAGTGTCGTCTTTGTTGTACCACCAGGTGACAACTCCAAATGGAAGGGCGAGAGCATCACCCTTCTTGATTGCAAGAACCTTTTCTTCCTGTTCAGGGAGGACAATCCCAGCCACTCCACAACCTTAAGAAAGTTCATCCTTATAATCAAATATACTTTTGAGAATAACAAAGTAAATAGGATTGATATTCGGCATCGATAATAAGATAAAATTGAACTAATTAATAtggataataaaaaaaactgcCTAACAAGCAGCCCATTATTCTAATTTTTAGGCCCCTAGCCAAAGAATATGGCATAAAGTCCCCTTGCCTTTTCCGTGTTCCTGCTAAATTCCCAGTAAAAGCTGATGTTGAAATATTCTCGgacaaaatcaaataaattaaggGAGAGAAAATCGTAACCACAAAATTCTAGCTAAAATGACTGGCAACATCCATTGAACACATTTTTGTGATCGATTctgttaaaaatatatattacataAAAAAGAAGTCGAATAACTGATCTTGGCCAAGGTATTATAATAACTTCAACCTCCCAAAAATTCTTATACAACCACACAAAATCTGTTATGGTCCCAAACCTAAACAGATTCACATATCAACAACCGTGAAACCAAAATGCACTGAACCCGAATCGAAGAAGAATAAAGCCTAGGAACACATGCAAGAGTTTTCGGCAACTGAGAAACAATACCTTGAAGGACATAAGCAACTTTGGCGGAATCGGAGTACCGTGGCATAGCAAAGCCATATTTGTGAAGAGCGAGCTTTCCAGCGCCGATGTTTCCTTCACGGAGCATGGGCAGATCGTTTGGGGACCAAGCTAGGTACTCCCCGCCGTCTCCACCATATAAAGTTTTCGCCAACTTTGGTGACAAATCGATCTCCATCTCTATGTATGCAGAgtatctctctctctctcaatcAAAGTAATGAATTGATGCAGTGATAGTGAGACGAGGGCGGCTCCAATCGCAATTTATAGAGAGAGAACAAATAAATTGATTCCTGATAGCACTGAAATACTGTGACATCAATTATGCTTTATTTAAGCCAGATTTCGGTGACGTTAAATACATTCCTATTATTATCATATTAGGTTTGGTGCGACTGTacgttgaaaaataatattttagatataaaaggatcataaaaatttcaatataGTTGTCTTAtgggtcaattttgtgagatggatcttATGTCTGACTcgaattatgaaaaaatattatttttaatattaaaaatattatttttcactatACTTGTTAACGAGTCGACATGTCTCACGGAATAAAATAAGGAGACGGTATCACAGAAGACCtactcaaaaataatattttttgtagaCCGGGTTGAAGATATATCTCGTTAAATTTATTTGTGAGTGGATCTCAAAAAAATTTTGTGTTATCTTAATTTCTTTGTCCCATTAAATTTCGAGACATTCAAAGTTGAAATTTGATCTAACGATACAATTTTACATTAAAATTATCTTATTTAAATAGTTATTATAATATGAATAGATTtcttatgatatatttttatagatCTATTAATGTGAGACGAATTAACATAATTCACACTTACCCTaacaagtaatatttttcattaattggTTCGAGTCAAaaattcatctcacaaaattgaaaCGATATTAAAAAAGTTATTGTTTATACTCTAAAatctttaatattattatttttcaaacttaaatatttaattataatacaatataaaattaatgtgacaacaaaatattttaatacatgCACACAAAGAGTACTTCCATGCCAAACCCTACCACCAGTCGAAGTTTAAAAggacataaatattttttttcctttatctATTCTATGTGATTGATTACAAACCCCAACGTGCAACGAATTCCAATAAATTATAAACTGAGTGCTGACAACTACTACATCTTTATCGAGTTACTGTTTGTGAGAATCGCAAGTAAAGTTGatgcaaattattttatttaagccTTGGAGTTGGCATATAACgatatttcaagaaaatttctTCAGGTCAATTTACACATTTAATGGATCAAAAATGTTTTTATCCCCTAAGCACATCCAAAAGATCATATAGCAGTCAAGAAACTACAATGTAATTCATaaccaaaaaatattaaataagctTCTTCTTTTCAAAGAAACACTTTAAATGCCATAGCTGCAGCCCTGCCACGGAGAGGCAGACGGCAAGGGATAGAAAACTCAACCAGGCCATCTTCGAGTTGGTTGATCTATTCAGGAACTGCATCTCTTCTTCCCTGCATCAACCATAAAAATATATGCAATGGAAATATAGCATAATTCTTCAGAGTTGAAAATGGTGAAGTTCATTACAGAGCTTTTACCTCTCACGTAGATAGAACATCTCGTCATGTATCGATTGGACCGTATCAAACATTTTCTTCAACTCTATTTCCATTAACTGGTAacataaaaaaggaaaaaagctCAAGATTAAAAGAGAAAGGATGATCAAAATCCGCTTTGCTCAAAACAGACATTGAAGCA
Protein-coding sequences here:
- the LOC142556337 gene encoding glutelin type-A 2-like isoform X2 translates to MEIDLSPKLAKTLYGGDGGEYLAWSPNDLPMLREGNIGAGKLALHKYGFAMPRYSDSAKVAYVLQGCGVAGIVLPEQEEKVLAIKKGDALALPFGVVTWWYNKDDTDLDILFLGDTSKAHKSGSFTDFFLTGSNGIFTGFSTEFVSRAWDLEESIVKTLTGQQSGHGIVKLDPNFKMPEPKKENYSGMALNCEEAPLDVDIENGGKVVVLNTKNLPLVGEVGLGADLVRLNGNAMCSPGFSCDSALQVTYVVRGSGHVEVVGVDGKLVLDTTLKAGNLFIVPRFFVVSKIADPDGMDWFSIITTPNPIFTHLAGRTSVWKALSPQVKQAAFNVSPDVEQKFSSKRMNQEIFFPPSRSTLDPTI
- the LOC142556337 gene encoding glutelin type-D 1-like isoform X1, with the protein product MEIDLSPKLAKTLYGGDGGEYLAWSPNDLPMLREGNIGAGKLALHKYGFAMPRYSDSAKVAYVLQGCGVAGIVLPEQEEKVLAIKKGDALALPFGVVTWWYNKDDTDLDILFLGDTSKAHKSGSFTDFFLTGSNGIFTGFSTEFVSRAWDLEESIVKTLTGQQSGHGIVKLDPNFKMPEPKKENYSGMALNCEEAPLDVDIENGGKVVVLNTKNLPLVGEVGLGADLVRLNGNAMCSPGFSCDSALQVTYVVRGSGHVEVVGVDGKLVLDTTLKAGNLFIVPRFFVVSKIADPDGMDWFSIITTPNPIFTHLAGRTSVWKALSPQVKQAAFNVSPDVEQKFSSKRMNQEIFFPPSRSTLDPTIINLMFRTLQHWQNFAVAKRVWK